The proteins below come from a single Kosakonia sp. SMBL-WEM22 genomic window:
- the uspG gene encoding universal stress protein UspG has translation MYQTIIMPVDIFEMELCDKAVRHAEFLAQSEGVIHLLHVLPASASLNLHRFAADLRRFEEHLHKEAQTRLESMRSHFSIDPSRIHTHVRFGSVRDMVNELGEELHADMVVIASRNPSISTHLLGSNASSVVRHAHIPVLVVR, from the coding sequence ATGTACCAGACAATCATTATGCCGGTCGATATTTTCGAAATGGAGTTGTGCGACAAAGCCGTCCGCCACGCGGAATTCCTCGCCCAGAGCGAAGGTGTTATTCACCTGCTGCATGTGTTGCCCGCTTCTGCCAGCCTGAACCTGCACCGTTTCGCCGCCGATTTACGCCGCTTTGAAGAGCATCTGCACAAGGAGGCGCAGACCCGCCTCGAGAGTATGCGAAGCCATTTCTCCATCGATCCTTCGCGCATTCATACCCACGTGCGCTTCGGCAGCGTGCGCGATATGGTTAATGAGCTTGGCGAAGAGCTGCATGCGGATATGGTGGTGATCGCCTCGCGTAACCCGTCTATCAGCACCCATCTGCTCGGCTCCAATGCCTCCAGCGTAGTGCGCCACGCGCATATTCCGGTGTTGGTGGTGCGGTAG